The Radiobacillus deserti genomic interval ACAAAAGGTCACCCGCTCGTATATGGAGAATGGTTAGGAGCTGGCGATAATGCTCCAACTGTCTTGTTGTATGGTCACTATGACGTACAGCCTGCTGATCCATTAGAGTTGTGGGATAGCGAGCCATTTCAGCCGGAAATAAGAGATGGGCGCCTGTATGCACGTGGTTCTAGTGACGATAAAGGACAAGTATTTATGCACTTAGCTGTGTTTGAGGCCTATATGAAAACCGAAGGTAAGCTTCCTATTAATGTCAAGGTCTGCATTGAAGGAGAAGAAGAAATCGGAAGTGAAAACTTATACGAAATCCTTCAGGCGAAACAAGAACAGTTTGCTGCGGACTTTGCTGTTATTTCGGATTCAGGAATGGTCGCAAAAGGACAGCCAACCGTTCTTTACGGATTAAAAGGATTCACTGGACTAGAATTCACAGTCAAAGGCCCTTCTAGTGACCTTCATTCTGGAATCTACGGTGGTGCAGTGAAAAATCCGCTCATGGCATTGGCTCACATTCTTACATCCATGAAAAATGAAGACGAAGTTGTACAAGTTGCCGGTTTTTATGATGGAATCGATGAGCTGTCCGATGACGAACGCAAGCTGATTGCTGAAGTACCTGGTGAAGACTTCGTTCAATCTACTGGTATTCCAGAGGTAACTCCAGAAAAAGGATACACAGCAAAAGAACATACGATGGCACGTCCGACTTTAGAGGTAAACGGAATGTTTGGTGGCTATCAAGGAGAAGGAACGAAAACAATTATTCCATCGTATGCTACGGCGAAATTAACATCTCGCCTTGTACCTGGTCAAGAGCCAGAGAAGGTTCAACAATTGCTCGTTGAACATATTAAGAAGCATACTCCAAAGGGTGTAACAGTCGATATTAAAAAAGAGCCTTTATCTGCAAAGGCATACAAAGTAGACCCAAATCATCCATTAGT includes:
- a CDS encoding dipeptidase, with translation MSKQALEYLQSNRDALLAKLNDFLSIPSVSTDSVHKQDVEKAAQFVSDYLTDIGFEKVEVQKTKGHPLVYGEWLGAGDNAPTVLLYGHYDVQPADPLELWDSEPFQPEIRDGRLYARGSSDDKGQVFMHLAVFEAYMKTEGKLPINVKVCIEGEEEIGSENLYEILQAKQEQFAADFAVISDSGMVAKGQPTVLYGLKGFTGLEFTVKGPSSDLHSGIYGGAVKNPLMALAHILTSMKNEDEVVQVAGFYDGIDELSDDERKLIAEVPGEDFVQSTGIPEVTPEKGYTAKEHTMARPTLEVNGMFGGYQGEGTKTIIPSYATAKLTSRLVPGQEPEKVQQLLVEHIKKHTPKGVTVDIKKEPLSAKAYKVDPNHPLVEKAAQSLTKAFGKETVYVRMGGSIPVVEWIDAIYKMPIVLLGFGTPEDRLHSPNESFPIENFDKGMETLVYYWQNVQQG